From Nicotiana tabacum cultivar K326 chromosome 20, ASM71507v2, whole genome shotgun sequence, one genomic window encodes:
- the LOC107798102 gene encoding valine--tRNA ligase, mitochondrial 1-like — protein sequence MAKQALDAVMDDDNRKMEIIPKQYAAEWKRFYSLLSFVCGGNGYSIIYFCAIISSDIDVYMQKTWLYGLRIFCDWCISRQLWWGHRIPAWYVTLHDDKKKEFGVCDDHWIVARNEEEARDLFSSGLFPLSVLGWPDDTADLKTFYPTSVLETGHDILFFWVARMVMLGITLGDDVPFTKVYLHPMIRDAQGRKMSKSLGNVVDPLEVINGITLDDLHKRLEEGNLDAKELERAKEGHAKDFPKGIHECGADALRFALVSYTGQSDKINLDIQRVVGYREWCNKLWNAIRFAMDKLGEDYTPQTKIVPSEMPFSCQWILSALNKAIAKTVSSLESYDFSDAATVVYSFWQFQLCDLFIEVIKPYFVSDNPEFVSARRFAQDTLWLCLDNGLRLLRKPNV from the exons ATGGCCAAACAGGCTTTGGATGCTGTTATGGATGATGACAATCGGAAAATGGAGATCATCCCAAAACAATATGCTGCTGAATGGAAAAG GTTCTATTCGTTATTGTCTTTTGTTTGTGGTGGAAATGGATATTCTATCATTTACTTTTGTGCAATTATCTCATCAGATATAGATGTGTACATGCAAAAAACTTGGTTGT ATGGCTTGAGAATATTCTGTGATTGGTGCATCTCAAGACAACTTTGGTGGGGTCATCGTATTCCTGCTTGGTATGTGACACTGCATGATGATAAGAAGAAGGAATTTGGTGTTTGTGATGATCACTGGATTGTTGCTAGAAATGAAGAAGAGGCTCGAGATTTG TTTTCATCTGGTCTTTTCCCATTATCTGTATTGGGGTGGCCAGATGATACTGCGGATTTAAAAACGTTTTATCCAACTTCGGTTCTTGAAACTGGACATGATATTCTCTTCTTCTGGGTTGCACGTATGGTGATGTTGGGGATAACACTGGGAGATGACGTACCATTTACAAAG GTTTATTTGCATCCAATGATCCGTGATGCACAGGGACGTAAGATGTCCAAATCATTGGGAAATGTTGTTGATCCTCTTGAAGTTATTAATGGAATTACCCTTGATGATCTTCATAAGAGATTAGAGGAGGGCAACCTGGATGCCAAAGAACTTGAGAGGGCGAAAGAGGGACATGCAAAGGACTTTCCTAAAGGTATTCACGAATGTGGTGCAGATGCTCTTCGATTTGCCCTAGTCTCATATACTGGCCAG TCCGATAAGATCAATCTGGATATCCAGAGAGTGGTTGGGTATCGTGAATGGTGTAACAAACTATGGAATGCCATTAGGTTTGCCATGGATAAACTGGGTGAAGATTACACCCCTCAGACAAAGATAGTTCCTAGTGAAATGCCTTTTAGCTGCCAGTGGATACTCTCAGCGCTTAACAAGGCCATAGCGAAAACTGTCTCATCCCTTGAATCTTATGATTTCTCCGATGCAGCAACAGTGGTATATTCATTTTGGCAGTTCCAGCTGTGTGATCTGTTTATAGAAGTAATCAAGCCATACTTTGTCAGTGATAATCCAGAATTTGTATCTGCAAGAAGATTTGCTCAAGACACTTTGTGGCTTTGTTTAGATAATGGGTTGagattgttgcggaagccaaatgtatag
- the LOC107825086 gene encoding valine--tRNA ligase, mitochondrial 1-like, translated as MSMFFDVCSFFQSWNNDSVEAEMEKVSSIVKGLRSKRTLLPPKERFARLEAFVLCRTTDTVETINKRKMEICTLATLSSLKVSSDSDATPTRWLTKIVDDSVTVFLEEKGTTSNSETEVERLEKKREETRK; from the exons ATGTCCATGTTTTTTGACGTCTGTTCATTTTTTCAGAGCTGGAATAATGATAGTGTGGAAGCTGAGATGGAAAAGGTTTCATCAATTGTTAAAGGACTGAGGTCAAAGAGGACATTGTTGCCTCCAAAGGAGAGATTTGCAAG GCTAGAAGCGTTTGTGCTTTGCCGGACAACTGATACCGTGGAGACCATAAATAAACGCAAAATGGAGATTTGTACTCTAGCTACATTGTCATCTTTGAAG GTCTCAAGTGACAGTGATGCAACTCCAACTCGGTGGCTGACAAAAATAGTGGATGATTCTGTTACAGTTTTTCTAGAGGAAAAAGGGACTACTAGTAACTCAGAGACTGAAGTTGAAAGGCTtgaaaagaagagagaagagacGAGGAAGTAA